One Microcoleus sp. AS-A8 DNA window includes the following coding sequences:
- a CDS encoding PAS domain S-box protein, with translation MREAKRLLLSGYGVAVLASLLALLLRFLLAPLLKENAPLLVFIIPVMISAWYGGLKPGLLATALSALIGCYFFVQPLFSLDITSVANGVRLGIFLSEGVLISWLSETRRSAMQRTEAIASSLRESEESYRLLVEGVEDYAIFRLDPQGYIVSWNSGAERIKGYKPAEILGHNYSILFTAEDIERHKPEQALLIAVREGHFVEDAWRRRKDGSLFWASTAITALRNESGNLCGFSKVTRDITERKQAEEELRQLVKDLSDVKFAIDRAAILATTDARGTITNVNDKFCELSQYSREELIGQNHRLINSGYHPQAFFANLWSTIKRGNVWHGEIKNRAKDGSYYWVDTTIVPFLDDAGKPFQYLAIRFDISDRKHAQEVLRRYAERLEALHEIDRAILRAESPQELARAALLRLHSVVPYEQAMVVLFRFQTQEAELLTRELNGELRGETVPISDLIPIEVSLEQASIRYIEDLSTLAPSPPLLERQLAEGKRSWLSISLIAEGDLIGELEVFARPVAAFTGEHQEIVTEVANQLAIAMQQARLREQLQNYAAELEQRVIERTTELQEANEALEVFVYSASHDLRAPLRGIQGLAQVLLEDYGELFDSEGQLYAQRLVISAQEMSALLQDLLEYSRLSRAEINLQRVNLGSIVATALTQIQTELQSQHAQVRVEIPSFEVMGHRATLIQVVTNLITNAIKFVPPDVQPQVRIWVEKTGFGEQGHQSLSEDENTTQLQPRDDNKTSPPDVRTPSRYTIRNDWVAPATAVSANIRLWLEDNGIGIEPRHQETIFQAFERLHGVESYPGTGMGLAIVRKGVERMGGRVGVESQPGEGSRFWIELPQAPSTV, from the coding sequence ATGCGGGAAGCTAAGCGTTTGCTGCTGTCAGGTTACGGTGTTGCTGTGCTGGCAAGCCTGCTAGCCTTGCTACTACGTTTTCTACTTGCACCCCTTCTGAAGGAAAATGCTCCCCTTTTAGTCTTTATCATCCCAGTGATGATCAGCGCCTGGTATGGCGGCTTGAAGCCTGGTTTGCTGGCAACCGCTCTGAGTGCTTTGATCGGCTGCTATTTCTTTGTGCAACCTTTGTTTAGCCTAGACATTACGAGTGTGGCTAATGGAGTTCGGCTCGGCATATTTCTCTCGGAAGGGGTGCTGATTAGTTGGTTGAGCGAAACACGACGGAGTGCGATGCAGCGCACTGAGGCGATCGCATCATCCTTGCGGGAAAGTGAGGAGAGCTACCGTCTGCTCGTGGAAGGCGTGGAAGACTACGCTATTTTTCGGCTCGACCCCCAGGGATACATTGTGAGCTGGAACAGCGGAGCAGAACGGATTAAAGGGTATAAACCCGCCGAAATTTTGGGTCACAATTACTCGATTCTGTTTACAGCCGAGGATATTGAGCGCCATAAACCCGAACAAGCTCTCTTAATTGCCGTGAGGGAAGGTCATTTTGTAGAGGATGCTTGGCGGCGACGGAAAGATGGTTCCTTGTTTTGGGCAAGTACGGCGATTACAGCATTACGAAATGAGTCTGGAAATCTGTGTGGCTTCTCCAAAGTAACCCGTGACATCACAGAACGGAAACAAGCCGAGGAAGAATTACGCCAGCTGGTCAAAGACTTATCCGACGTAAAATTTGCCATAGACCGAGCCGCCATCTTGGCTACCACCGATGCTAGGGGAACCATCACCAATGTCAACGATAAGTTTTGCGAACTCTCCCAATACTCTAGGGAAGAACTGATTGGGCAGAATCATCGCCTGATTAATTCCGGTTACCATCCCCAAGCATTCTTTGCCAACCTCTGGTCAACCATTAAGAGGGGGAATGTATGGCATGGAGAAATCAAGAATAGAGCGAAGGATGGCTCTTACTATTGGGTGGATACGACGATCGTTCCGTTTTTGGATGATGCAGGGAAACCCTTCCAGTATCTTGCCATTCGTTTCGATATTAGCGATCGCAAGCACGCACAAGAAGTCTTACGTCGCTATGCTGAACGGTTAGAAGCCTTACATGAAATTGACCGTGCTATTCTCAGAGCCGAGTCTCCTCAAGAGCTAGCTCGTGCTGCGCTGTTACGCCTGCATTCAGTGGTGCCCTACGAGCAAGCCATGGTGGTTCTATTCCGGTTTCAAACTCAGGAAGCAGAACTCCTAACAAGAGAGTTGAATGGAGAATTGAGGGGAGAAACGGTACCCATCTCTGACTTGATACCCATTGAAGTCTCGCTAGAACAAGCATCCATTCGTTACATCGAAGACCTCAGCACCCTCGCTCCATCTCCACCACTGCTAGAGCGCCAACTAGCTGAAGGGAAGCGCAGTTGGCTGAGTATTTCTCTGATTGCCGAAGGCGATTTAATCGGTGAACTTGAAGTATTCGCCAGACCGGTTGCCGCTTTTACAGGGGAACACCAAGAAATTGTCACGGAGGTTGCCAACCAACTCGCCATTGCGATGCAGCAAGCCCGACTTCGGGAACAACTGCAAAACTACGCGGCTGAGTTAGAGCAACGGGTGATTGAGCGCACGACTGAACTTCAGGAAGCGAATGAAGCTCTAGAGGTGTTTGTGTATTCCGCCTCCCACGACTTACGTGCACCCCTGCGAGGCATACAAGGCTTAGCTCAAGTCTTGTTAGAAGACTACGGCGAGCTGTTTGATAGTGAGGGTCAGCTCTACGCCCAACGCCTTGTGATCTCTGCTCAAGAGATGAGTGCTCTACTTCAAGACCTCCTAGAGTACAGCCGCCTCAGTCGTGCTGAGATTAACCTACAAAGGGTTAATTTAGGCTCCATAGTAGCAACCGCGTTGACTCAAATACAGACAGAACTTCAATCCCAACACGCACAGGTGAGGGTGGAGATACCGTCTTTTGAAGTGATGGGCCATCGCGCTACCCTCATTCAGGTTGTCACGAATTTGATCACCAATGCCATTAAGTTTGTGCCTCCTGACGTACAGCCCCAGGTGCGAATATGGGTTGAGAAGACAGGATTTGGGGAACAGGGGCATCAAAGCCTGAGTGAGGACGAGAACACGACTCAACTTCAGCCCAGAGACGACAACAAAACGTCACCCCCTGATGTCAGGACTCCCTCCCGCTACACGATTCGCAACGATTGGGTCGCTCCCGCCACTGCTGTTTCAGCCAACATTCGCTTATGGCTAGAAGATAATGGCATAGGGATTGAGCCAAGACATCAAGAAACTATTTTCCAAGCCTTTGAGCGCTTGCATGGTGTGGAATCGTATCC